One Roseomonas gilardii subsp. gilardii genomic region harbors:
- the phoU gene encoding phosphate signaling complex protein PhoU, with protein MPNQPEHIVKSYSDELRRLRELVARMGGLAERQVADAAYVLTRRDATAAAEVAARDAPIDGLEREVESFCVRLLALRAPMAADLRFIIAAMKISQELERIGDYARNVAKRVMVIAQQPNLVGLGTFEALAQLVQRNLKDVIDALLNEDAEACRRVWASDVAVDDIYNGLFRQLLTHMMEDPRNITAATHMHFIAKNFERIGDHATNIAETVYFSITGQNLPDDRPKVEAPGDLSPSDA; from the coding sequence ATGCCCAATCAGCCCGAACACATCGTCAAGTCCTACAGCGACGAGCTGCGCCGGCTGCGCGAACTGGTCGCGCGCATGGGCGGCCTCGCCGAGCGGCAGGTGGCCGATGCCGCCTATGTGCTCACCCGGCGCGACGCCACGGCGGCGGCCGAGGTCGCCGCCCGCGATGCCCCGATCGACGGGCTGGAGCGCGAGGTGGAGAGCTTCTGCGTCCGCCTCCTCGCGCTGCGGGCACCGATGGCGGCGGATCTGCGCTTCATCATCGCGGCGATGAAGATCAGCCAGGAGCTGGAGCGCATCGGCGACTATGCCCGCAACGTCGCCAAGCGGGTCATGGTGATCGCGCAGCAGCCCAACCTCGTCGGCCTGGGCACTTTCGAGGCGCTGGCGCAGCTCGTGCAGCGCAACCTCAAGGACGTGATCGACGCGCTGCTGAACGAGGATGCCGAGGCCTGCCGCCGCGTCTGGGCCAGCGACGTGGCGGTGGACGACATCTACAACGGCCTCTTCCGCCAGTTGCTGACCCACATGATGGAAGACCCGCGCAACATCACCGCAGCCACGCACATGCACTTCATCGCCAAGAACTTCGAGCGCATCGGCGACCACGCCACCAACATCGCCGAGACGGTGTATTTCTCGATCACCGGCCAGAACCTTCCCGACGACCGGCCGAAGGTCGAGGCCCCCGGCGACCTGTCCCCGTCCGACGCATGA
- the phoB gene encoding phosphate regulon transcriptional regulator PhoB translates to MSAAIETSARPTILVVEDEAPLLTLLRYNLERQGFRVEEAADGQEALLRVSEGRPDLVLLDWMLPSLSGLEVCRQLRRRPATRDLPIIMVTARTEDQDAVRALDTGADDYIAKPFTVEALLARIRALLRRSGPGSMREALVWRDMVLDPEAHRVTRNGRPLHLGPTEYRILEFMMQHPGRVFSREQLLDAIWGRDIHVELRTVDVHIRRLRKAVNGPDEEDVIRTVRSAGYALDVEG, encoded by the coding sequence ATGAGCGCCGCGATCGAGACCAGCGCCCGCCCCACCATCCTGGTGGTGGAGGACGAGGCGCCGCTGCTGACCCTGCTGCGCTACAACCTGGAGCGCCAGGGCTTCCGCGTCGAGGAAGCGGCCGACGGGCAGGAGGCGCTGCTGCGCGTCTCCGAAGGCCGGCCCGACCTGGTGCTGCTGGACTGGATGCTGCCCAGCCTGTCCGGGCTGGAGGTCTGCCGCCAGCTCCGCCGCCGCCCGGCGACGCGCGACCTGCCGATCATCATGGTGACGGCCCGCACCGAGGACCAGGACGCCGTGCGCGCCCTGGACACGGGGGCGGACGACTACATCGCCAAGCCCTTCACGGTGGAGGCGCTGCTCGCCCGCATCCGCGCCCTGCTGCGCCGCTCCGGCCCCGGCTCGATGCGCGAGGCCCTGGTCTGGCGCGACATGGTGCTGGACCCGGAGGCGCATCGCGTGACGCGCAACGGCCGGCCGCTGCATCTGGGGCCCACCGAGTACCGCATCCTGGAATTCATGATGCAGCATCCGGGCCGCGTCTTCTCGCGAGAACAGTTGCTGGACGCGATCTGGGGCCGCGACATCCATGTCGAGCTGCGCACCGTAGACGTGCATATCCGCCGGCTGCGCAAGGCGGTGAACGGGCCGGACGAGGAGGATGTCATCCGCACCGTCCGCTCCGCCGGCTACGCGCTCGACGTGGAGGGCTGA
- the pstB gene encoding phosphate ABC transporter ATP-binding protein PstB, which translates to MSVRDLNFWYGDKHALKGINLDLPHRQVTGMIGPSGCGKSTLLRILNRMYSLYPGQRAEGQVLLDGENILDPGMDLNMLRAKVGMVFQKPTPFPMTIRENIAFGIRLHERLGRTDMAERIEWALTRAALWDEVKDRLDTNAAGLSGGQQQRLCIARTIAVRPDVILLDEPTSALDPISTARIEELIDELKQDFTIAIVTHNMQQAARCADQVAFFYLGELVEVAPAAQLFTTPRERRTQDYITGRFG; encoded by the coding sequence ATGAGCGTGCGCGACCTGAACTTCTGGTACGGCGACAAGCATGCGCTGAAGGGCATCAACCTCGACCTGCCGCACCGTCAGGTGACCGGCATGATCGGCCCCTCCGGCTGCGGCAAGTCCACCCTGCTGCGCATCCTGAACCGCATGTACAGCCTCTATCCCGGCCAGCGGGCGGAGGGGCAGGTGCTGCTGGACGGGGAGAACATCCTCGACCCGGGCATGGACCTGAACATGCTGCGCGCCAAGGTCGGCATGGTGTTCCAGAAGCCCACCCCCTTCCCCATGACGATCCGCGAGAACATCGCCTTCGGCATCCGCCTGCACGAGCGCCTGGGCCGGACCGACATGGCCGAGCGCATCGAATGGGCACTGACCCGCGCCGCGCTGTGGGATGAGGTGAAGGACCGGCTGGACACCAATGCCGCCGGCCTCTCGGGCGGGCAGCAGCAGCGCCTCTGCATCGCCCGCACCATCGCGGTGCGGCCGGACGTGATCCTGCTCGACGAGCCGACCTCCGCGCTCGACCCGATCAGCACCGCCCGCATCGAGGAGCTGATCGACGAGCTGAAGCAGGACTTCACCATCGCCATCGTGACGCACAACATGCAGCAGGCGGCCCGCTGCGCCGACCAGGTGGCCTTCTTCTACCTGGGCGAGCTGGTGGAGGTGGCGCCGGCGGCGCAGCTCTTCACCACCCCGCGCGAGCGGCGGACCCAGGACTACATCACCGGCCGCTTCGGCTGA
- a CDS encoding multidrug effflux MFS transporter, with amino-acid sequence MAFRHKGLAFTVFLGALSALPPLSIDMGLPGFPALEADLGATPSEATQTLSIFLLGFACGPLLLGPLSDRFGRRPVLLAGLLIFALAGFGCALAGSPGTLLFWRLVQGIGAGAGATLPFAIVRDLFDGTEARLRMSYVTLVLGVGPIVAPMLGTLVLALGGWRAIYGTLGLGGLVLLLVTAWGFAESAPDGRHHSLHPRQILMRYGEVLRRRVFLGHALSNAACFGTLFAYISGSPAVLMGQFGVAPGGYSLLFACSAVTLMLGSALSGRLARAHVPGRLVSRIALALTSCGAVLALLLTLLGALGPASLVPLAAIGSFGFGLLAPNATHGALQPMGRMAGAASAALRSLQMLFGALASGLVGFFYVEGSALSLTAVMAGCALLGLGLQLALLPGREPLPDPTASPG; translated from the coding sequence TTGGCATTCCGGCATAAGGGGCTGGCCTTCACCGTCTTCCTGGGCGCGCTCTCGGCCCTGCCACCCCTGTCCATCGACATGGGCCTGCCGGGCTTTCCGGCGCTGGAGGCCGATCTGGGCGCCACACCCAGCGAGGCCACGCAGACGCTGAGCATCTTCCTGCTCGGCTTCGCCTGCGGCCCGCTGCTGCTCGGCCCGCTGTCCGACCGCTTCGGCCGGCGGCCGGTGCTGCTGGCGGGGCTGCTGATCTTCGCCCTGGCCGGCTTCGGCTGCGCCCTGGCCGGCTCTCCCGGCACGCTGCTGTTCTGGCGGCTGGTGCAGGGCATCGGCGCCGGGGCGGGCGCGACCCTGCCCTTCGCCATCGTCCGCGACCTGTTCGACGGCACGGAGGCGCGGCTCCGCATGTCCTATGTCACGCTGGTTCTGGGTGTCGGGCCGATCGTCGCCCCGATGCTGGGCACGCTCGTGCTGGCGCTGGGCGGCTGGCGCGCGATCTACGGCACGCTGGGCCTCGGCGGGCTGGTCCTGCTGCTGGTCACCGCCTGGGGCTTCGCGGAATCGGCGCCGGACGGGCGGCACCACAGCCTGCATCCCCGCCAGATCCTGATGCGCTATGGCGAGGTGCTGCGGCGCCGGGTCTTCCTCGGCCATGCCCTGTCCAACGCCGCCTGCTTCGGCACGCTCTTCGCCTATATCTCCGGATCGCCGGCGGTGCTGATGGGGCAGTTCGGCGTGGCGCCGGGGGGCTACAGCCTGCTCTTCGCCTGCTCCGCCGTGACGCTGATGCTGGGCTCGGCGCTCAGCGGCCGTCTGGCCAGGGCGCATGTGCCGGGGCGGCTGGTGTCCCGCATCGCCCTGGCCCTGACATCCTGCGGCGCCGTGCTGGCTCTGCTCCTGACCCTGCTCGGCGCGCTCGGGCCGGCCAGCCTCGTACCTCTCGCCGCCATCGGCAGCTTCGGCTTCGGCCTGCTGGCGCCCAATGCCACCCATGGCGCGTTGCAGCCGATGGGGCGGATGGCCGGGGCCGCCTCGGCGGCGCTGCGCAGCCTGCAGATGCTGTTCGGTGCCCTGGCGAGCGGACTGGTCGGATTCTTCTATGTGGAGGGCAGCGCCCTGTCGCTCACGGCGGTGATGGCCGGCTGCGCGCTGCTCGGCCTGGGGCTGCAACTCGCTTTGCTCCCGGGCCGGGAGCCCCTTCCGGACCCCACGGCCTCACCCGGCTGA
- the pstA gene encoding phosphate ABC transporter permease PstA: MSATAARPGHVGPRKDPAVARALGRSRHRQDLIVRGLCIAATLLGLFFLASILLTLLLRGLHGLSLQTLVTVTRPPGSGGGLLNPIVGSLIQVALATLVGTPIGMLVGTYLAEYARGSKLGGAVRFVSDVLLSAPSILIGLFVYQLLVLPFGGFSGWAGVAALAIIIIPVVVRTTEDMLSLLPDMLREAVIGLGSPKWKMVVLVGWRAAASGIITGVLLGVARIAGETAPLLFTSLGNLNWSVSLSQPMASLPITIYAYAGSPYEDWVTLAWAGALIITLGVLGLNLVARTVLRAKR, encoded by the coding sequence ATGAGCGCCACCGCCGCCCGCCCGGGACATGTCGGCCCACGCAAGGACCCCGCCGTCGCGCGCGCCCTCGGCCGCAGCCGGCACCGCCAGGACCTGATCGTCCGCGGCCTGTGCATCGCCGCCACGCTTCTGGGCCTCTTCTTCCTCGCCTCGATCCTGCTCACCCTGCTGCTGCGCGGCCTGCACGGCCTGTCGCTGCAGACGCTGGTCACGGTGACCCGCCCGCCCGGCAGCGGCGGCGGGCTGCTGAACCCGATCGTCGGCAGCCTGATCCAGGTGGCCCTCGCCACGCTGGTGGGCACGCCGATCGGCATGCTGGTGGGCACCTACCTCGCGGAATATGCCCGGGGGTCGAAGCTCGGCGGCGCCGTGCGCTTCGTCTCGGACGTGCTGCTGTCCGCGCCCTCGATCCTGATCGGCCTCTTCGTCTACCAGCTCCTGGTGCTGCCCTTCGGCGGCTTCTCCGGCTGGGCGGGCGTGGCGGCGCTGGCCATCATCATCATCCCCGTCGTGGTCCGCACCACGGAGGACATGCTGAGCCTGCTGCCCGACATGCTGCGCGAGGCGGTGATCGGCCTGGGCTCGCCCAAGTGGAAGATGGTGGTGCTGGTGGGCTGGCGCGCCGCCGCCTCGGGCATCATCACCGGTGTGCTGCTGGGCGTGGCCCGCATCGCCGGCGAGACCGCGCCGCTGCTCTTCACCTCGCTCGGCAACCTGAACTGGTCGGTCAGCCTGTCCCAGCCGATGGCGAGCCTGCCGATCACCATCTACGCCTATGCCGGCTCCCCCTATGAGGACTGGGTCACCCTGGCCTGGGCCGGCGCCCTGATCATCACCCTGGGGGTTCTGGGCCTGAACCTCGTCGCCCGCACCGTGCTGCGCGCCAAGCGCTGA
- a CDS encoding glucose 1-dehydrogenase, which produces MDCRLDGQVALVTGASSGIGTGVARGLAAAGAAVIVNYHSGREPAEALVAEIEGRGGRAVAIQADVSDPDAVAVLFDQAVRQMGAIDIVVANSGIQKDAPAAELTVEDWRKVIDTNLTGQFLCAQAGIRQFLKQGDRKLSRALGKIIHMSSVHEVIPWAGHVNYAASKGGIAMMMRTLAQEMAGQRIRINAIAPGAIATRINAENVVGEAGKKLLGLIPYGRIGDVEDIANAAVWLASDMSDYVVGTTITVDGGMCLYPGFRDNG; this is translated from the coding sequence ATGGATTGCCGCCTCGATGGACAGGTCGCGCTGGTCACCGGCGCCAGCTCCGGCATCGGCACGGGGGTCGCACGCGGGCTGGCGGCGGCCGGTGCGGCGGTGATCGTGAACTACCATTCCGGCCGCGAGCCCGCCGAGGCGCTGGTGGCGGAGATCGAAGGCCGGGGCGGCCGGGCCGTGGCCATCCAGGCCGATGTCTCCGATCCGGATGCCGTCGCGGTGCTTTTCGATCAGGCCGTGCGGCAGATGGGCGCCATCGACATCGTGGTGGCGAATTCCGGCATCCAGAAGGATGCGCCGGCCGCGGAGCTGACGGTGGAGGACTGGCGCAAGGTGATCGATACCAACCTCACCGGCCAGTTCCTTTGCGCCCAGGCGGGCATCCGGCAGTTCCTGAAACAGGGCGACCGCAAGCTGTCCCGCGCTCTGGGCAAGATCATCCACATGAGCTCGGTGCACGAGGTCATCCCCTGGGCGGGGCATGTGAACTACGCTGCCTCGAAGGGCGGCATAGCGATGATGATGCGCACGCTGGCGCAGGAGATGGCGGGCCAGCGCATCCGCATCAACGCCATCGCGCCCGGCGCCATCGCCACGCGCATCAACGCGGAGAACGTGGTGGGCGAGGCGGGAAAGAAGCTGCTGGGGCTGATCCCCTATGGCCGCATCGGCGATGTGGAGGACATCGCCAACGCCGCCGTCTGGCTGGCCTCCGACATGTCGGACTACGTGGTCGGCACCACCATCACCGTGGATGGCGGCATGTGCCTCTATCCCGGCTTCCGCGACAATGGCTGA
- a CDS encoding MFS transporter has product MTSKSPTALPDVASLSLRQLYRISPLGMVGTVTSGLLLGAVYALAPLFARGNGLDLAGTTLFMTALILGGMALQWPLGRLSDRFDRRLVILGTLAALVASSVLVLLAVPIGVSWLLGTGALFGGLVFALYPLCVSHTNDWLGAGDRVAASGGLVLAYSFARRRGRSWPRRA; this is encoded by the coding sequence ATGACCAGCAAGAGCCCCACCGCGCTGCCCGACGTGGCCTCGCTCAGCCTGCGCCAGCTCTACCGGATCTCGCCGCTCGGCATGGTCGGCACGGTGACGAGTGGCCTGCTGCTGGGCGCCGTCTATGCCCTGGCGCCGCTCTTCGCCCGGGGCAACGGGCTCGACCTCGCCGGGACCACGCTGTTCATGACCGCGCTGATCCTGGGGGGCATGGCGCTGCAATGGCCGCTCGGGCGCCTGTCCGACCGCTTCGACCGGCGGCTGGTGATCCTGGGCACGCTGGCGGCGCTGGTGGCCTCCAGTGTCCTGGTGCTGCTGGCCGTGCCGATCGGCGTGTCCTGGCTGCTCGGGACCGGCGCGCTGTTCGGCGGGCTGGTCTTCGCCCTCTATCCGCTCTGCGTCTCGCACACCAATGACTGGCTGGGTGCGGGGGACCGGGTGGCAGCCAGCGGCGGGCTCGTGCTGGCCTATTCCTTCGCGCGGCGGCGGGGCCGGTCCTGGCCTCGGCGGGCATGA
- the pstC gene encoding phosphate ABC transporter permease subunit PstC, with amino-acid sequence MLVLLGAIIVELFLGGLPAFRAFGAAFVTSTEWNPVQEVFGGGVPIYGTLLTALLAILMAVPAAFGIAFFLTELAPDWMRRPVGVAVELLAAVPSIIYGMWGFFVIVPFMATTIQPPIIDTLGEVPVIGALFSGAPFGTGLFTAALILAIMILPFVAATMRDVFEQVPPVFKESAYGLGATTWEVMRGVVLPYTRISVVGGVMLGLGRALGETMAVTFVIGNANRISTSLFGPGNTIASLVALEFGEASSGSLKLSALLALGFVLFVISFAVLAVSRWLLRPRLKA; translated from the coding sequence GTGCTGGTGCTGCTGGGCGCCATCATCGTGGAGCTGTTCCTGGGCGGGCTGCCGGCCTTCCGGGCCTTTGGCGCAGCCTTCGTCACCTCGACGGAATGGAACCCGGTGCAGGAGGTCTTCGGCGGCGGCGTGCCCATCTACGGCACGCTGCTGACCGCGCTGCTGGCCATCCTCATGGCCGTGCCCGCGGCCTTCGGCATCGCCTTCTTCCTCACCGAGCTGGCGCCCGACTGGATGCGCCGCCCGGTCGGCGTGGCGGTGGAGCTGCTGGCCGCCGTACCCTCGATCATCTACGGCATGTGGGGCTTCTTCGTGATCGTGCCCTTCATGGCGACCACCATCCAGCCGCCGATCATCGACACGCTGGGCGAGGTGCCGGTCATCGGCGCGCTCTTCTCCGGCGCGCCCTTCGGCACCGGCCTGTTCACCGCCGCGCTGATCCTGGCGATCATGATCCTGCCCTTCGTCGCCGCCACGATGCGCGACGTGTTCGAGCAGGTGCCGCCGGTCTTCAAGGAAAGCGCCTATGGCCTCGGCGCCACGACCTGGGAGGTGATGCGCGGCGTCGTCCTGCCCTATACCCGCATCTCCGTGGTGGGCGGCGTCATGCTGGGCCTGGGCCGCGCCCTGGGCGAGACCATGGCCGTCACCTTCGTGATCGGCAACGCCAACCGCATCTCCACCTCGCTCTTCGGGCCGGGCAACACCATCGCCTCGCTGGTCGCGCTGGAATTCGGCGAGGCCAGCAGCGGCAGCCTGAAGCTCTCCGCGCTGCTGGCGCTGGGCTTCGTCCTCTTTGTCATCTCCTTCGCGGTGCTGGCCGTTTCGCGCTGGCTGCTGCGGCCCCGCCTGAAGGCCTGA
- a CDS encoding ABC transporter substrate-binding protein — protein sequence MPPSTPLPRRTFLAGGAALGAASLARPALAQGDAARVLRFIPQADVTILDPLATTAYPTRNHGHMCWDTLYGIDASFRPQPQLAEGHVVEDDGKRWVFTLRDGPLFHDGEKVRAQDAVASIKRWMPRDTHGQTLALRLDEIRVLDDRRFEIRLKRPFGLMLDALGKASSYPCFIYPERFAGQDPTKPFTEVVGSGPYRFLANERVSGAQVVYQRFDRYVPTPVGTPSMIAGPKLARFERVEWKVIPDPATSAAALQSGEVDWWEVVPSDLNPVLRRARDVVLERIDESGTYASFRFNHLQPPFDKPEARRALLGAVLQSDFMAAANGDDPRLWSDKVGCFPVGSPMANDAGLEVLTSPRDYNKVKADLAAAGVAGASVTALHATDVSNQNALMTVGVDMLRKSGFQVQDATSDWGTLLQRRQNRGPASQGGWNALIALFSGMEFATPAGHLLLRANGENAWFGWPTSPKLEALRDEWFDAPDLEAQKRLGREIQAQFFVDVPYIPLGQYFVDSAYRRGLTDIRPGLPIPLNVRRS from the coding sequence ATGCCGCCGAGCACGCCCCTCCCCCGACGGACCTTCCTGGCCGGCGGCGCCGCGCTGGGTGCCGCCTCCCTCGCCCGCCCGGCCCTGGCGCAAGGCGATGCGGCGCGGGTGCTGCGCTTCATCCCGCAGGCGGATGTCACCATCCTCGACCCGCTGGCCACCACCGCCTATCCGACGCGCAACCACGGCCACATGTGCTGGGACACGCTCTACGGCATCGATGCCAGCTTCAGGCCGCAGCCGCAGCTCGCCGAGGGCCATGTCGTGGAGGATGACGGGAAGCGCTGGGTCTTCACCCTGCGCGACGGCCCGCTCTTCCACGATGGGGAGAAGGTGCGCGCCCAGGATGCCGTGGCCTCCATCAAGCGCTGGATGCCGCGCGACACGCATGGCCAGACCCTGGCGCTGCGTCTCGACGAGATCCGCGTGCTGGACGACCGGCGCTTCGAGATCCGCCTCAAGCGCCCCTTCGGCCTGATGCTGGACGCGCTGGGCAAGGCCTCCTCCTATCCCTGCTTCATCTATCCGGAACGCTTCGCCGGCCAGGACCCGACCAAGCCCTTCACCGAGGTGGTGGGCTCTGGCCCCTATCGCTTCCTCGCCAATGAGCGCGTGTCCGGCGCCCAGGTCGTCTACCAGCGCTTCGACCGGTACGTGCCGACGCCGGTGGGCACGCCCAGCATGATCGCCGGGCCGAAGCTCGCCCGGTTCGAGCGGGTGGAGTGGAAGGTGATCCCCGACCCCGCCACCTCGGCCGCCGCGCTGCAATCAGGCGAGGTGGACTGGTGGGAGGTCGTGCCCTCCGACCTCAACCCGGTGCTCAGGCGCGCCCGCGACGTGGTGCTGGAGCGCATCGACGAGTCCGGCACCTATGCCAGCTTCCGCTTCAACCACCTGCAACCGCCCTTCGATAAGCCGGAGGCCCGCCGCGCCCTGCTCGGCGCCGTGCTGCAATCCGACTTCATGGCGGCGGCGAATGGCGACGATCCCCGTCTGTGGAGCGACAAGGTCGGCTGCTTCCCGGTGGGCAGCCCGATGGCCAATGACGCAGGGCTGGAGGTGCTCACCAGTCCGCGCGACTACAACAAGGTGAAGGCCGACCTCGCCGCCGCCGGCGTGGCGGGGGCCAGCGTGACGGCGCTGCATGCCACCGACGTGTCGAACCAGAACGCGCTGATGACGGTCGGCGTGGACATGCTGCGCAAATCCGGCTTCCAGGTGCAGGACGCGACCTCGGACTGGGGCACGCTGCTGCAGCGGCGGCAGAACCGTGGCCCGGCCAGCCAGGGCGGCTGGAACGCGCTGATCGCCCTGTTCAGCGGCATGGAGTTCGCCACCCCGGCCGGGCACCTGCTGCTGCGCGCCAATGGGGAGAATGCTTGGTTCGGCTGGCCGACCTCGCCGAAGCTGGAGGCGCTGCGCGACGAGTGGTTCGACGCGCCGGACCTGGAGGCGCAGAAGCGCCTGGGGCGCGAGATCCAGGCACAGTTCTTCGTGGACGTGCCCTATATCCCGCTCGGCCAGTATTTCGTGGACAGCGCCTATCGCCGCGGCCTGACCGATATCCGGCCCGGCCTGCCGATCCCGCTGAACGTACGCCGGAGCTGA